A window of Pyrus communis chromosome 3, drPyrComm1.1, whole genome shotgun sequence genomic DNA:
aaattcatggaaaataaagtttaaaagaaaagagagagaaaaaaaaggacaGACAGAGCCCTTCACAGTTCAGAGCTGCCGTTCGAGATTTGGcattgtgtgtttgttttgttgtggcTTGCTTGCTTTGCTATCTCTGTCACGACATACAAACCCacaaacaaagaaacacacattATCTCTCTTCCCCCCTATCTATCCCTTTCTGCTATTTCTGTGGGTTTTTCTGTTTCCATTTTCTTAAtatcttaaaaacacaaaacatacatactctctctctctctatctctatcgCTCTCTTAAAAGAAAACTCTCGAGATTGGAGCCCCAAACCGCAAACAGGGCCACACTTTAACCACTGTTGAGCAAGCTAGGAGCTTTTTCCAACTTGGGTTATTCAGTTTTGGAGTTcttgagagagaaaaaaaccagagttctagagagagagtgagagaggggagagagagagagagagagggaggagagataGGCATCTGATGAAGGAGAGAGGAGGCTCTCTTGTCGGAGAGAGCCTGCCCAGCTGCACTAACACCACCACAACCaaagaagaagacgacgacgaaCAACACCTAACTCAAACCCAACCATCTTTCTAGACCACCAAACCAAACGTTTCCCACCATTTTTCTTTCCCCTCTTCCAAAACAGTGAGCTAGAAGCCCACATCTTTTCTGGGTTTCCTCTGGTCTCACTTGTTTCTGGAGATTTCCTACTTTTCGATCTATTGGTTTTTGTTGCTTTTCTTCACAAATCTTCTTTagcttttgggtttgttttggtgCGTCCGTACAATGGCGCTGGTAATGCACCGAGACTCGCCGGGAAGCAGCAGCGGTGGGAGGCAGCAGATGGATTCGAGCAAGTACGTTCGGTACACGCCGGAGCAGGTGGAGGCGTTGGAGAGAGTCTACTCCGAGTGCCCCAAGCCCAGCTCCCTGAGAAGGCAGCAGCTCATCAGAGAGTGCCCCATTCTCTCCAACATTGAGCCTAAACAGATCAAAGTCTGGTTCCAGAACCGCAGGTAAAAACAACAGAATTCAAaccacttaatttttttttttaaagttggaAAAATAGTAATTTCGATTCTCAAGCTTGCTCTCTTTTCTGTCTTCTTCCATCTTTTTTCATAATTTCTGTAAAGTGATGGacttttattaatttacatTGTCCTTGTAAAGGTATATATAGATTTGAAGAGaaaatgtgttttgtttttatatttcagAAATGCATCTTTAACCGTTTTCTGTCCTTGGAACAAGCAGAGTTCTTTTATctttaaagagaaaaaaagcttGTCTTTGTTTCCCTTCCGTTTTCGtgtgtacatacatacatacatatatatatattttattccTCTGGTCTGCAAATCTGAAGCtactttcttttaaattatttgtatttgttaTGGAGTGTTTAATGGATATTAATTCAAAAGTAAAACATGTATATTGGTGATTATGGCATACCAAGAACAGGCGAGGAAATTGAACCATATATATGAGTGGTATTAGGGTTATctataacaaataataaacaaaattgGGCACGAGGAGGAGACAAGAAAATTGTTGATTACCGGTTGTCTTCCTTGGAAGAGAAACGAGAAAAAGATTTGGCCATCCAGAAAGAAGAGTTCCTTCATATCCAAATCTACATGTCTGTTTAGAAGAAGAGTTCGTTCGTATCCAAGTCTGCTCATATTTTGTAGAGGGAGGAATCACCATGAAGTGTTAGGGTAGAGGCATGATCTGTGAGGGCTTTTggtatttatatttttcactctACAACCACATtgaaacatttttaaaaactcGGGATTGAATACTACCAGATTTCGACAGATTCTTTTAAAAATCAAGTTTGAATGCCACCAGGTCGACATATTTATTAAAAGTCTTAATTGAATATACccgaatctctaaattcttttAAAATCTATCAGAATATACCTGAAtctctaatttctttttaatgcTTCTACACCTCCCACTTCACATGGAATTTGGTATTTGgtattttctctctcttgtttatgtttatttttagatAAATGATGATCTTGTTGACATGGAGTTGTGTGCTTACTTTAATTTGCGATTGAATGGAAGAAAACGACAACAATTGTTAAAAGGTAAAACTTTCACTGGGGTTTTCATATTTTATCTTTTGCAGAAAAGTGACTGTAAAATTTTAAACCTGCTTTTGCGTCCTTTGGACTTTTAATGAAGGATAATGACATCTCAATCcactttcttttgttgtttattaattttatttttgggttcttgtaatttgttctttcttttcccgTATGATTCTTTTGAGCCAAGTGACacctttttgtttaattaatgcCATTTCTCGAGTTTAGAATTTTCAATGTGTCGGGAACACCGCCTGTAACACTGAAATATCTCTCCATAAACCGAAGTTAAACGTCTGTTCTTGCTAAATTATTTCCAATGAATTAATTTATGCATACCAAACGTATCCTTTTTCTTATTGTGCAAGTGATAATATAAATCGGTATTTTCCAGCGTTCAGAAATGACTACTGAGTTGTTTCTGAATGAGATTTTATGTGCTATCAACTGGTAGATTATTCTCTAAACCTTGTGTTTTTGCGTGTTGTTCTTGCTTGTATAGATGCCGGGAGAAGCAGCGGAAGGAATCTTCTCGACTCCAGACAGTGAACAGAAAGCTGACTGCGATGAACAAGCTGTTAATGGAAGAAAATGACCGCTTACAGAAGCAAGTTTCTCATTTGGTTTACGAGAATGGATTTATGAAGCAGCAACTGCATACCGTAATTCCCTCCACCTTCACTACGATGCCTCTTCTGTTCTACGAAATGTTGCATGATTTCAACAGTATAGTACTTATTCTAAATTCGTTTGATAATAACATGTAGGCATCAGGAACGACCACAGACAACAGCTGCGAGTCTGTGGTCATGAGTGGTCAGCACCAACAACAGCAAAACCCAACTCCCCAGCACCCCCAAAGGGATGCTAACAACCCAGCTGGGTAAGTCGTTAATGTCCGTGGAACAATTAATAGAAGCTAATTAGTTTATGATTAAGTAAACTAGCCTATGGTATATTTTTCGTTTCAGTCTTCTTGCAATAGCAGAAGAGACCTTGGCAGAGTTCCTTTCTAAGGCTACTGGAACTGCTGTCGACTGGGTCCAGATGATTGGGATGAAGGTAGCTTCCTTTCTTGTAAAGCAATGAGCATGCATGTGTTCATAATTTACAGTCTCTATTACTTCATATCTGCTAGACCAATTTGAAATGTAAAATTCCCAGCAATATTTTGTAGCCTGGTCCGGATTCTATTGGCATCGTTGCTGTCTCCCGCAACTGCAGTGGAGTAGCAGCACGAGCTTGCGGTCTTGTGAGCCTAGAGCCCACAAAGGTACGAATTTTCACATGGCCTTTGAGAAGTTTGTGTTTGTGCATTTATTCTTCGCAGTCTAAAATGTATGTTTACTTACATTATAGGTCGCCGAAATACTCAAAGATCGTAGATCTTGGTTTCGCGATTGCCGATGCCTTGAGGTATTAAGTCTAATCCCTGCGGGGAATGGTGGAACAATTGAGCTCGTATACATGCAGGTATGCTGTTTTAATCAATTGGTGCTGTGTCATTGTGCATTCAGGCAtcaagtgttttttattttattttatttttgtgataaTTGTGTGTTGTTTTGTATTCTTAATCTGTAAATTTTTCTTTGCAAACAGACTTATGCACCCACAACATTGGCTGCGGCACGTgacttttggacattaagatATACTACAAGTTTGGAAGACGGCAGTCTTGTGGTAATTTGATAAGTGGTTTCTTTCTTGCCCTAGTTACCAGAATTCAAAACCTCCATAGTTCAACAATCATGTATGTATGTTTGTGTCTTACTGTCTCAAAATTACATTTACAGGTATGCGAGAGGTCATTGACTTCCTCTACTGGCGGCCCACAAGGGCCAACGTCTGCAAGTTTTGTCAGAGCTGAAATGCTTCCTAGTGGCTATCTTATCCGACCTTGTGAGGGTGGTGGTTCCATTATCAACATTGTGGATCATGTTGATTTAGACGTGAGAATATATCTTTACTATTTCTTCCTGAACTCTTTAGTTATTCGTTTGCCTTATTAAGTGCCTTTTATGTCTTAGGCTTGGAGCGTTCCTGAAGTTCTCAGGTCACTTTATGAATCCTCCAAAATCCTTGCTCAGAAAACGACCATTTCTGTAAGAACTTTTGTGCAAATTTCATTTTACGCTGTAGTTTATTCTTACTTTTCATTCACAGTTTAACTTTGTAAATTTGTTTTGTAGGCCCTGCGACACATAAGACAGATAGCTCAAGAGTCTAGTGGAGAAATTCAGCATGGTGGAGGTCGCCAACCTGCTGTTCTGAGGACATTTTGTCAGCGGCTGTGTAGGTATGCCCTCCACAAATTTTCAGTCCAAACAGGGTGGCTGCAATATGAAGTGCATTTGTAAACTTGCAGTTGGGGTTATATTTCTTCATTCACTGAGAATATTTGGAATTGGGTTTCAGTGGGTTTAACGATGCTGTTAATGGGTTTGCGGATGACGGTTGGACACTTATGGGTAGTGATGGTGTGGAAGATGTTACCATTGCTATTAACTCATCTCCGAAAGTGCTTGGTTCCCAGTATAACACTTCAATTTTCCCACCTTTTGGAGGAGGCGTGCTGTGTGCCAAGGCATCAATGCTGCTGCAGGTAATTCCCTAGCAACTAAACTCAATTGCGGCTCAGTTCTTCCTTCAGTTTTGTATATTTATCCTTGTTCCTTTTTGAGTTATCTGGTTTCTATTGTTGACTAATAACTATCATTTGGTTAATCAGAGTGTTCCCCCTGCTCTGCTTGTTCGTTTCCTGAGGGAGCACCGGTCTGAGTGGGCTGACTATGGGGTTGATGCATACTCTGCTGCATGTCTTAAAGCTAGCCCATATGCAGTTCCTCTTGCAAGAGGTGGTGGCTTTCCGAGCACCCAGAATATTTTACCGCTTGCACAAACTGTGGAGCATGAGGAGGTATTGGCCTTATCATCCTATGTAAACTCATTTGAGTTACTGCACTTTGTGTGTGTTAAACTCAATTCTATTACTGCTTATTCCCTGTGTTTAAAGTTAATTGTGTACTAATTGGTGTCATTTACTCTTACAGTTTTTAGAGGTAGTTCGGCTAGAGGGTCCTGCTTTCTCTCCTGAAGATGTTGCTTTGACACGGGATATGTACTTATTACAGGTTAGTGAACTGATTTTGCATATCGAATGGATTCATTTAGTGTTCGCTGCTGTTGTTAATTAACAGTGTTCCTATAATATATTGTTGCAGTTGTGCAGTGGAGTTGATGAGAATGCAGTTGGTGCCTGCGCTCAGCTTGTCTTTGCACCTATTGATGAATCATTTGCTGATGATGCTCCTCTGTTGCCCTCCGGTTTTCATGTCATACCTTTGGATCCCAAGGCAGTTAAGTGATGTCTCTAATCTTACTTGCATCAGCGTGTTTCTTGTATGCGTCTGTTGTGATTAATCTGATTTCTTTCACTTGTTCCTTATGATGGCAGGATGGACCTACTGCAACTCGCACATTAGATTTGGCCTCTACGCTTGAAGTAGGAACCAGCGGTGCTCGTGCCATTAATGACGCTGATGGGAATAGTTACAACCGTAGGTCAGTGCTAACCATAGCCTTCCAATTTACCTTTGAGAACCACTTGCGAGacaatgtggctgcaatggctCGCCAGTACGTGCGTAGTGTTGTAAGCTCTGTTCAGAGGGTAGCTATGGCTATTGCCCCATCCCCGCTCAGCTCCCAAATAGGACCAAAACCCCTTCCTGGATGTCCTGAGGCTCATACTTTGGCACGATGGATTTTCAGAAGCTTCAGGTAGCTATGGCTATTGTCCCTTCCCAGCTCAAACTCTTTACTTGAGTGTTTATTTGCATATAACTGTGTTAGAAGTTTGTGGTACTGTTTAGTTGAATATCGCTGAACACATGGCATTTCAGGATTCACACTGGGGGAGAGCTCTTTCGAGTCGACATCTCATCTAGTGATGCTATTTTGAAGCAACTTTGGCGCCATTCAGATGCCATCATGTGCTGCTCTGTTAAAACAAATGTAGTTACTtatcttttaagttatttttaacTCTTAAATTGTAGGCTAGTAAGTACATGCTTAGTTCCCTTTTCAACATGTTTCTTGGACATTCAACTGCAGACGTCGCCGGTGTTCACCTTTGCAAACCAGGCTGGCCTTGACATGCTCGAAACCACTCTTGTTGCCCTCCAAGATATCATGCTCGACAAGATTCTAGACGAAGCTGGACGAAAATTTCTCTGCTCGGAGTTCTCCAAAATCATGCAACAGGTAATAATTCCCCAAATCGTGCTCTCATTGCTTTCCTATTTTGAATTCTTTGTTCAAACAGCTTTCCAACACGCTCTTTTTCCGAATTTTTAGGGCTTTGCATATCTGCCAGCCGGAATATGTGCCTCCAGCATGGGGAGACCGGTGTCTTACGACCAAGCTGTTGCATGGAAAGTTGTTGACGACGACGAATCCAATCACTGCCTTGCATTGATGTTCATGAACTGGTCCTTTATGTGATTGTGATGGATGATAGATCTCACAAACACTTTTAAGTTATCGATTATGTAGTTCCTTATATGAGTACTTCTAGAACTTTTGAAGTCAAAGTAGTCAATAGCAGGATATTTCACGGAGACTTTTCAGAATGTCTGTTTATATTTTGGATCAATGGATATGGCTATGCAGTCTGCTTTAACATATCACGATGATTTGTGAATGCTGAACTCTCTCGCAAAAAGTGTGCGACCCTTTGTATTTTGGTTTCACGCAGTGTGAGAGCTGTTCTATTCCGTCAATAGTACTCGGAGTTTCTCTCAGGGTGGTTGGTCTAGTTTTGTAACTTAGTTCTAGGATCGTTTTGACATTTAGGTAACTTGGCACTTGTGTTCTGTGATCGTTTTGACATTTACGCTTTTGTTTTAATCGTTCACTCGATGTAATGGATTGTCATGA
This region includes:
- the LOC137729513 gene encoding homeobox-leucine zipper protein HOX32-like, which gives rise to MALVMHRDSPGSSSGGRQQMDSSKYVRYTPEQVEALERVYSECPKPSSLRRQQLIRECPILSNIEPKQIKVWFQNRRCREKQRKESSRLQTVNRKLTAMNKLLMEENDRLQKQVSHLVYENGFMKQQLHTASGTTTDNSCESVVMSGQHQQQQNPTPQHPQRDANNPAGLLAIAEETLAEFLSKATGTAVDWVQMIGMKPGPDSIGIVAVSRNCSGVAARACGLVSLEPTKVAEILKDRRSWFRDCRCLEVLSLIPAGNGGTIELVYMQTYAPTTLAAARDFWTLRYTTSLEDGSLVVCERSLTSSTGGPQGPTSASFVRAEMLPSGYLIRPCEGGGSIINIVDHVDLDAWSVPEVLRSLYESSKILAQKTTISALRHIRQIAQESSGEIQHGGGRQPAVLRTFCQRLCSGFNDAVNGFADDGWTLMGSDGVEDVTIAINSSPKVLGSQYNTSIFPPFGGGVLCAKASMLLQSVPPALLVRFLREHRSEWADYGVDAYSAACLKASPYAVPLARGGGFPSTQNILPLAQTVEHEEFLEVVRLEGPAFSPEDVALTRDMYLLQLCSGVDENAVGACAQLVFAPIDESFADDAPLLPSGFHVIPLDPKADGPTATRTLDLASTLEVGTSGARAINDADGNSYNRRSVLTIAFQFTFENHLRDNVAAMARQYVRSVVSSVQRVAMAIAPSPLSSQIGPKPLPGCPEAHTLARWIFRSFRIHTGGELFRVDISSSDAILKQLWRHSDAIMCCSVKTNTSPVFTFANQAGLDMLETTLVALQDIMLDKILDEAGRKFLCSEFSKIMQQGFAYLPAGICASSMGRPVSYDQAVAWKVVDDDESNHCLALMFMNWSFM